The following is a genomic window from Pseudomonas promysalinigenes.
GCGTCGATCAACGCCGGGGTGTCGACCAGTGCGCCACGGCCAGTGTTGATCAGCATCGCACCGGGTTGCAGCAGGCTTAGGCTCTGGGCGTTTATCAAATGCCGGGTGTGCTCGGTCAGCGGGCAGTGCAGGCTGATGATCCGAGCTCCGCGCAGCAGTTCGGGCAGCTCCAGATAGCGGGCGCCGAGGGCCAACAACTCAGGGTTGGGGGAGGGGTCGTATGCCAGCAATTGGCAGCCGAAACCGGCCATGATGCGCGCGAACGCAGCGCCGATCTGGCCGCTGCCAACCACGCCGACGGTCTTGCCATGCAGGTCGAAGCCGGTCAGCCCATGCAGGCTGAAGTCGCCTTCGCGGGTGCGGTTGTAGGCGCGGTGCAGCCTGCGGTTAAGCGCCAGAATCAGGGCCACGGCGTGCTCGGCTACTGCATGGGGTGAATAGGCCGGAACGCGTACGATGCCCAGGCCAAGGCGCTGCGCGGCAGGCAGGTCTACGTGGTTGTAGCCGGCCGAACGCAGGGCAATCAACCGCGTGCCGCCAGCGGCCAGGCGCTGCAACACCTGAGCGTCGAGTTCATCGTTGATGAATGCGCAGACCACCTCGAAGCCACTTGCCAGAGTAGCGGTGTCCAGGGTCAGGCGGGCGGGCTGATAGTGCAGGTCCAGGGCGCTGCCGCTGGCGGCCCGGGTAAAGCTTTCCTGGTCGTAGTGTTGGCTACTGAACAACAGCACGCGCATGGCATACCTCCGTTAGTGCAATGGCAACCGCCCGGCTACAGGGCCTGTGCTGCGAGGCGGCCGATCGCCGCATCCAGCTCATCCAGCGCCTGCAGTGCCTGGGGGCTGCCCTGTTTGAGCAAGGTTTCGCTGCGCTGGCAGGCCGCACGCAACTGGGGTACGCCGCAATAGCGCGAAGCGCCGTTGAGCCTGTGCACCTGCTCGATCAGCGTCGTGCTATCGCGCGCCTCGCGGGCAGAACGGATTGCCAGGCGGTCACTTTCCAGCGATGCCAGCAGCATCGCCAACATGTCGGCTGCCAGGTCGGACTTACCAGCGGCCAGGCGCAGACCCTCGTCCGGGTCCAGTACCGGCAGCTCGCGGCTTTCACCCTGCTGTTCGTTTGTGAGCTCCTGTGCCGAGGTGCCAAGGCTCAAGCCGGCCCACTTCATCACCACCTGGGCCAGTTGTCGCTCGCTGATCGGTTTGGTCAGGTAGTCGTCCATGCCACTGTGCAACAAAGCGCGCTTTTCGTTGGCCATGGCATGGGCGGTCAGGGCAACGATCGGCAGCGGGCTGCCGCTTTGGGTCTTTTCCCAGAGGCGGATCTGCTCGGTACAGGCGCGCCCGTCCATGCCTGGCATCTGCACGTCCATGAACACCAGGTCGAACGGCTCGGCCTGTACCGCTTGCACTGCGGCATAGCCGTTGTCCACCGCGACCACTTGCGCGCCCAGGTCTTCAAGTAGCGTCTGCACCAGTAGCAGGTTGGCGGCATTGTCGTCGACGCACAGGATCTTCGCCCTGCGCTGGCCGCCGCTGGCCAGCCCCGGCTCGGCCAGTGGCCGGCGCGGCTGCACCAGCTCCAGCAGCAGGCGGCGCAACTTGCGCGTGCAGGTCGGCTTGGTCAACAACTGCCCATGGCCATTGGGCAGGTAGGGGTGGTAAAGCCCCTGCTCGGTGGTTGGGCACAACACCACGCACTGGCACTGCAAGCGCTCCAGTTGCTGGTTGTACCGGCCGAGCTGCTCCGGCGACAGGCTGCCGAGGTTAGCGCCGAGCACCGCGAATTCGAATGGCATGCCCGCCTGCATGCCTGCCTGCACCGCTTCGAGCAATTGGTCGTAGGACGCGAACAGGCTGACGCTCAGGCCACAATCTTCCAGTTGGTGCTGCAGGGCCTGGCGCGCCAGTTCATGGCCGTCGACGATTGCCGCCCTGCGCCCGAGCAACGGTTGCAGCGGTTGCTGCTCTATGTCGTCATGGGCCTTGGGCAGGCTCAGGCTGATCCAGAACTGCGAGCCTTCCCCAGGCGTGCTGTCGACGCCGATTTCACCGCCCATTTGTTCGATCAGGCGCTTGGAGATCACCAGCCCCAGGCCGGTACCACCGGGCTGACGGGCCAGCGAGTTGTCAGCCTGGCTGAATGCCTGGAACAACGTGCGCACATCCTGCGGCGACAGGCCGATGCCAGTGTCTTGAACGCTGATGCGCAACTGGGCGCTGTCTTCATGCTCGTCTTCGAGCATGGCCCGGACCACGATGGTGCCTTCGCGGGTGAATTTGATCGCGTTGCTAACCAAGTTGGTGAGTATCTGCTTGAGCCGCAACGGGTCGCCGATCAATGACGAGGGGGTATCGCGGTAGATCAGGCTGAGCAGTTCCAGCTGTTTGGCATGGGCGGCGGGGGCCAGGATGGTCAGGGTGTCCTGGACCAGGTCGCGCAGGTTGAACGGGATGCTGTCGAGCACCAGTTTGCCGGCCTCGATCTTGGAGAAGTCGAGGATCTCGTTGATGATGCCCAGCAGGTTGTCGGCAGATTTCTCGATGGTGCCCAGGTAGTCCAGTTGCCGCGGCGTCATTTCGCTTTTCTGCAGCAGGTGGGTGAAGCCAAGAATGCCATTGAGCGGTGTGCGGATTTCATGGCTCATGTTGGCCAGGAACTCCGACTTGATGCGGCTGGCTTCCAGGGCCTCTTTGCGTGCCATGTCCAGCTCGATGTTCTGGATCTCGATGGTTTCCAGGTTTTGGCGAACATCCTCGGTCGCCTGGTCGATGCTGTGCTGCAACTCTTCGTGTGCCCCGTGCAGCGTCTCGGCCATGCGGTTGATGCCGCGGGCCAGCTCGTCCAGTTCATGGCTGCCCATGGCCGGCAGGCGTTCGTCCAGGTGGCCGTCCTTGAGCTGGTTGACCGCATGCTTGATGCGTGCGATCGGGTCATTGATGGTGCGGCTCATGCGCATCGCCAACAGGCCACTGAGGGCCAGGCAGGCAAGGATCAGCAGCACGCTGGTGAACAGGTTGCGGTAGCCGCGCAGCAACATACCGTCGTGGGACAGTTCGATTTCCACCCAACCCAGCAACCGCTCGGCCTCGTCGGGCACGGCATCGGTCGCCAAGTCGCGGTGGTGGCCGAATACCGGCATCAGGTAGCGGGTTGCATCATTGCCGGTGCGTTGCAGCAGCTGTGTACCGGTTCCGCCGCTGGGGGGCAGGTTGATCATGCTTGGGCCGGCGTGGGCCAAGCGGCTGCGATCAGGCGCCAGAAAAGCCACTGCGCGCACGTCGGCCTGCTCCAGGGTCTGCGCGGCAATGCGCTCAAGTTGGGCCGGTGTGTGGCGTGCCAGGGCCGGTGCGGCCAGCGGTGCCAATTGCTCGGCAAGCAGCTTGCCGCGCTGCATCAGTTGCGTGCGCAATTGGTCTTGCTGCAGCCAGGTGAAATAGCTACCCAGCACCAGTGCCATCAGGCTGGCCGGCAGCAGCGCCAACAGCAGCACCCGGCTTCTGATTCCCAAACGATCGAGCACAGTCGCCTCCTGTGATGTGCCTGCGCCGTCGTCGCTGCGACGGGACAAAGCGGAAAGTTACTCCGCTGGCTGCCCTAATGCACCTTTTCAATTTCTTTTCATTGCCCTGCCGAGGCGCTTGTCGCTGGGCAGTTGCCTGGCGAGTAGGCATACACAATAATCCAGCAATTGAGAATTTATGGCAGTTGCTAATGAATCCTGTAACTAATTGCGTTTCCCGCATCCTCGCCATCGAAGACGATCCGGTGCTGGGGGGGTACCTGCACGACGCGTTACAGCGAGGTGGCTTTCAGGTCACTTGGTGCCGCGATGGGCTTGAAGGGCTGGAAGCGGCAAAGCGGCAGTCCTTCGACGTGGTGTTGATGGACATCCTGCTGCCAGGCCTCAACGGCCTGGATGCCCTTGCCCGGTTGCGCCATAGCCATGCCACCCCGGTGATCCTCATGTCGGCGCTGGGTGCCGAGGCGGATCGTATCAGCGGGTTTCAGCGCGGTGCCGACGACTACCTGCCCAAGCCCTTCAGCATGGCCGAACTGCAGGTGCGAATAGAGGCGATCCTGCGCCGGGTTGCCCTCGAGCGCCGGCATCAGCCGCCTTTGCAAGCCGACGATGGCACGTTGCAGTTCGACGAATCCCTGAGTGACGTCAGCTTGGCAGGGCAGCCGGCTGGCCTGACCCCTAGCGAATATCGCCTGTTCGATATGCTTTACCGCAATCGCGATGAAGTGCTCAGCAAGCCCTTTCTTTATCAGCACGTGCTCCAGCGCGGCTATTCGCGTCATGACCGCAGCCTGGACATGCACGTCAGCCAGATACGCCGCAAGCTTAAGGGCATCGGTTACCACGAGCGGCAGGTCCGCACGGTATGGGGCAAAGGCTACGTACTGAGCGCCGGCGAGGCGGACTGAAGATGCTCGATCGCCATTCGTTGTTCTGGAGGCTGGCCATTTTGCTGGTGGGCTTCTGCCTGTTGATGATCGGCCTTAGCTACAGCTGGGGCCGGCATATGGAAACCCGCAACGCATTTCTCGACGAGCCGGCACGCCAGGTGCTGCGCGGCTATGCCAGCGAGGCTGAGCAGGCGTGGCGCGGCGGTGGGCGCGAAGGCCTGGACCGATGGGTCAGTGCAATGCATCAGCGTGAGCACGGCTGGATCGGCGTGCTCGACCTCAACCTCAAACCGCTCAACAGCGCAGCCCCAGGGCCCGAGGTGATGCAGCGGCTGACCCGCTTGCGCGGCGTCGACTGGCCCATGAGCCGGCGCAGCACTGAGCAGCCGTGGTTGCGCATACCGTTTCCCGGCGCGCCGCAGCAAGGCATGCTGGTGATGGAGCTGCCCACCCGGCTCAACCCCGGCCAGTACCGCCTGGCCTGGCAGATCGTCACCAACGGCATCATCCCCGGTGTGTTTACCTTGCTGCTGTGCGTGGGGCTTTACCGGATGTTGATCGTGCCCCTCAACCAGTTGCGCGAGCAGGCCTCTGCTTGGCGCGCCGATCAACTCAACGCCCGCCTGGACTCGCGTCTGATCGCCCGGCATGACGAACTGGGGGAGCTGGCGCGCGCTTTCGACCAGATGGCCGAGCGACTGCAGGATACCGTGGCCATGCAGCAACAGCTGCTGCGTGATCTGTCCCATGAAATGCGCACGCCATTAAGCCGCTTGCGAGTGGCTTGCGACGGCGAGACCGACCTGGTGCGCCTGCGTGAACGCCTGGTGCGCGAGGTGGGCTGCATGCAGCAGTTGGTGGAGGACACACTGCAATTGGCCTGGCAGGATGCCG
Proteins encoded in this region:
- a CDS encoding sensor histidine kinase, with translation MLDRHSLFWRLAILLVGFCLLMIGLSYSWGRHMETRNAFLDEPARQVLRGYASEAEQAWRGGGREGLDRWVSAMHQREHGWIGVLDLNLKPLNSAAPGPEVMQRLTRLRGVDWPMSRRSTEQPWLRIPFPGAPQQGMLVMELPTRLNPGQYRLAWQIVTNGIIPGVFTLLLCVGLYRMLIVPLNQLREQASAWRADQLNARLDSRLIARHDELGELARAFDQMAERLQDTVAMQQQLLRDLSHEMRTPLSRLRVACDGETDLVRLRERLVREVGCMQQLVEDTLQLAWQDAERTPMNLEPIQVQALWDLLAENARYESGWAPERLRCDLPADCWVQGNLNYLAQALENLLRNAIRHSPDNGVVRLGGQREGGYWRLWLQDEGAGVADVDLERIFAPFSRLEGSRPGDGGFGLGLSIARSAIQRQGGTLWAENAIQGLRLCMRLPVNPPA
- a CDS encoding response regulator, which encodes MLDRLGIRSRVLLLALLPASLMALVLGSYFTWLQQDQLRTQLMQRGKLLAEQLAPLAAPALARHTPAQLERIAAQTLEQADVRAVAFLAPDRSRLAHAGPSMINLPPSGGTGTQLLQRTGNDATRYLMPVFGHHRDLATDAVPDEAERLLGWVEIELSHDGMLLRGYRNLFTSVLLILACLALSGLLAMRMSRTINDPIARIKHAVNQLKDGHLDERLPAMGSHELDELARGINRMAETLHGAHEELQHSIDQATEDVRQNLETIEIQNIELDMARKEALEASRIKSEFLANMSHEIRTPLNGILGFTHLLQKSEMTPRQLDYLGTIEKSADNLLGIINEILDFSKIEAGKLVLDSIPFNLRDLVQDTLTILAPAAHAKQLELLSLIYRDTPSSLIGDPLRLKQILTNLVSNAIKFTREGTIVVRAMLEDEHEDSAQLRISVQDTGIGLSPQDVRTLFQAFSQADNSLARQPGGTGLGLVISKRLIEQMGGEIGVDSTPGEGSQFWISLSLPKAHDDIEQQPLQPLLGRRAAIVDGHELARQALQHQLEDCGLSVSLFASYDQLLEAVQAGMQAGMPFEFAVLGANLGSLSPEQLGRYNQQLERLQCQCVVLCPTTEQGLYHPYLPNGHGQLLTKPTCTRKLRRLLLELVQPRRPLAEPGLASGGQRRAKILCVDDNAANLLLVQTLLEDLGAQVVAVDNGYAAVQAVQAEPFDLVFMDVQMPGMDGRACTEQIRLWEKTQSGSPLPIVALTAHAMANEKRALLHSGMDDYLTKPISERQLAQVVMKWAGLSLGTSAQELTNEQQGESRELPVLDPDEGLRLAAGKSDLAADMLAMLLASLESDRLAIRSAREARDSTTLIEQVHRLNGASRYCGVPQLRAACQRSETLLKQGSPQALQALDELDAAIGRLAAQAL
- a CDS encoding 2-hydroxyacid dehydrogenase, which codes for MRVLLFSSQHYDQESFTRAASGSALDLHYQPARLTLDTATLASGFEVVCAFINDELDAQVLQRLAAGGTRLIALRSAGYNHVDLPAAQRLGLGIVRVPAYSPHAVAEHAVALILALNRRLHRAYNRTREGDFSLHGLTGFDLHGKTVGVVGSGQIGAAFARIMAGFGCQLLAYDPSPNPELLALGARYLELPELLRGARIISLHCPLTEHTRHLINAQSLSLLQPGAMLINTGRGALVDTPALIDALKSGQLGYLGLDVYEEEAQLFFEDRSDMPLQDDVLARLLTFPNVIVTAHQAFLTREALDGIASTTLDNIIRWAAGNPQNVVSG
- a CDS encoding response regulator transcription factor — translated: MNPVTNCVSRILAIEDDPVLGGYLHDALQRGGFQVTWCRDGLEGLEAAKRQSFDVVLMDILLPGLNGLDALARLRHSHATPVILMSALGAEADRISGFQRGADDYLPKPFSMAELQVRIEAILRRVALERRHQPPLQADDGTLQFDESLSDVSLAGQPAGLTPSEYRLFDMLYRNRDEVLSKPFLYQHVLQRGYSRHDRSLDMHVSQIRRKLKGIGYHERQVRTVWGKGYVLSAGEAD